A single Bacillus sp. HMF5848 DNA region contains:
- a CDS encoding pentapeptide repeat-containing protein produces MSIQDFSADCKQCFGLCCVALPYAKSADFAFDKDSGIPCRNLQADYRCSIHKNLRNKGFRGCTVYECFGAGQRVSQYTYQGQDWRENQNTAKEMFEVFPIMQQLFEMLRYLHEAVNYEETQSIHADLKEAIDETKQLTDLPPQSILKLDVSMHRATINELLLKTSELVRAKVNAHKSNKNEIKSRQLIGAKLKGVNLKGANLRGALLIAADLRDADLTVTDFIGADLRDANVSGADLRGSIFLTQAQVNAANGDKKTKLPTSLKVPEHWLCQSNT; encoded by the coding sequence TTGTCAATTCAGGATTTTAGTGCAGATTGTAAACAATGTTTTGGTTTATGCTGTGTGGCGTTGCCATATGCAAAGTCAGCTGATTTTGCATTTGATAAAGACAGTGGTATCCCATGTAGAAATCTGCAAGCGGACTACCGTTGTAGCATACATAAAAACCTAAGAAATAAAGGGTTTCGAGGTTGTACTGTGTATGAGTGTTTTGGAGCGGGACAGAGGGTTTCACAATACACGTACCAAGGTCAAGATTGGCGAGAGAATCAAAATACAGCAAAAGAGATGTTTGAGGTATTCCCTATTATGCAGCAGCTTTTTGAAATGCTTCGGTATTTGCATGAAGCAGTAAATTATGAGGAAACGCAAAGCATCCATGCCGATTTAAAAGAAGCTATAGATGAAACGAAGCAATTAACCGATTTACCACCACAATCTATTTTAAAACTTGACGTTTCGATGCATAGAGCCACTATCAATGAGTTACTCTTAAAAACTAGTGAACTAGTTAGAGCAAAAGTAAATGCGCACAAAAGTAACAAAAATGAAATTAAGAGTCGCCAATTAATAGGCGCAAAGTTAAAAGGGGTTAACCTTAAAGGAGCCAATCTGAGAGGAGCATTGCTTATTGCTGCTGATCTTCGTGATGCTGATTTAACAGTAACGGATTTTATTGGCGCGGACTTACGTGATGCTAATGTAAGTGGCGCGGACCTAAGGGGAAGTATCTTTCTTACGCAGGCACAAGTTAACGCAGCAAATGGGGATAAGAAAACGAAGTTACCGACTTCTTTAAAAGTACCGGAGCATTGGTTGTGTCAAAGTAATACATAG
- a CDS encoding Hsp20/alpha crystallin family protein, with the protein MMNPMDFFNQKNGFPFNMMPQQQFNPEQLHSIKQMVKQYNTIINDEFWGDVHGLAAAKNTRETPNVPIEIWENDKYLFVTVIIPNLTDLKHVKIFFKNNQRFTLKIKMPSYKPEGAVTLLASNCPQRVFEKEVSLKKPVNTSDYSYSYEGGILLYTFQKAANETLDIPFDF; encoded by the coding sequence ATGATGAATCCGATGGACTTTTTTAATCAGAAGAATGGCTTTCCCTTCAATATGATGCCGCAGCAACAATTTAACCCGGAACAGCTGCACTCTATAAAACAAATGGTTAAACAATATAATACTATTATAAACGATGAATTCTGGGGTGATGTGCACGGGTTGGCTGCAGCAAAAAACACAAGAGAAACTCCAAATGTACCTATAGAAATTTGGGAAAATGATAAGTATTTGTTTGTGACCGTCATCATTCCGAACCTTACTGATTTGAAGCATGTAAAGATTTTCTTTAAAAATAACCAGCGATTTACTCTTAAAATAAAAATGCCATCATATAAACCGGAAGGTGCCGTTACATTGCTTGCTAGTAATTGCCCACAGCGTGTGTTTGAAAAGGAAGTCTCTTTAAAAAAGCCCGTGAATACTTCCGATTACTCATACAGCTATGAAGGAGGCATTCTTTTATACACGTTTCAAAAAGCTGCGAATGAAACACTAGACATTCCATTTGACTTTTAA
- a CDS encoding TetR/AcrR family transcriptional regulator, which translates to MPKQTFFKLTEEKQQQILDAAIEEFAEQSYNEVKISSIIKRAQIPRSSFYDYFEDKKDIYLHIINLIKQEKQAYMLPVLQGTKDSFFDSFKRLFKAGASFAADYPAYEKIGTKLFEDKKLVREVLGIEDFNVATVYENILKAGISAGEVRSDIDISFIAKTLHVLSSQLMMEGLEDENINLEEWLPQITDKLLIFIKNGVSVS; encoded by the coding sequence GTGCCAAAACAAACTTTTTTCAAATTAACTGAAGAAAAGCAGCAGCAAATTCTTGATGCAGCTATAGAAGAATTCGCTGAACAATCATACAATGAAGTCAAAATTTCTTCTATTATAAAGCGCGCTCAAATACCTCGTAGTAGCTTTTATGATTACTTTGAAGACAAAAAAGATATATATTTGCACATAATTAACTTAATTAAGCAAGAAAAGCAAGCTTACATGCTACCTGTGTTACAAGGTACTAAAGATAGCTTCTTTGATAGCTTTAAACGTTTATTTAAAGCAGGAGCTTCATTTGCAGCAGATTATCCTGCGTATGAAAAAATTGGAACGAAATTGTTTGAAGATAAAAAATTAGTGCGTGAAGTACTAGGCATAGAGGATTTTAATGTAGCAACCGTATATGAAAATATCTTGAAAGCTGGCATAAGTGCAGGTGAAGTCCGTTCAGATATTGATATATCCTTTATCGCTAAAACACTTCATGTTCTGTCGTCACAGTTGATGATGGAAGGCCTTGAGGACGAAAATATCAATTTAGAAGAATGGCTTCCGCAAATTACTGACAAGTTATTAATATTTATTAAAAATGGAGTAAGCGTTTCGTAA
- a CDS encoding sigma factor — translation MYSQDVYQYLLFLTHDPTLSADLLQETFLKAIYSLHKFRGDSSVNWHSWSIYCFLYMAVRTSNYRKRVSFSNIHLSNVF, via the coding sequence ATGTACAGTCAGGATGTGTATCAATATTTGCTGTTTCTTACACACGATCCAACCCTTTCAGCGGACCTATTACAGGAGACATTCTTGAAGGCTATTTACTCATTACACAAGTTTAGAGGAGATTCATCAGTAAATTGGCATAGTTGGAGTATTTATTGTTTCTTATATATGGCAGTTCGTACAAGTAATTATAGAAAGCGGGTTTCATTTTCAAATATCCACTTATCCAATGTTTTTTAG
- a CDS encoding GNAT family N-acetyltransferase translates to MKMVTLDQWDEETWKLVAPLYEEAFGTSSAKPKHVIQHMLSTNLGYLHVLYEHEKAIAMAITGIVNNGHLLIIDYLTVLSSYRSQGKGRKVFELIKVWGQTKKSVSNIIIEVEAEPTPSNLARIRFWEKCGFILTEYIHSYKWVPETYQAMFLEIRKDSSFPKKGEDLFKFITLFHKASFTKAKHKN, encoded by the coding sequence ATGAAAATGGTCACATTGGATCAATGGGATGAAGAAACATGGAAGCTTGTTGCGCCTTTATACGAGGAAGCCTTTGGGACAAGTAGTGCCAAACCGAAGCATGTTATTCAACATATGCTGAGCACAAATCTTGGATATCTTCACGTCCTTTATGAACATGAAAAAGCTATAGCGATGGCTATTACTGGGATCGTAAACAATGGACATTTGTTAATCATTGATTATTTAACAGTGCTCTCCTCGTATCGTAGTCAAGGAAAAGGTCGTAAGGTTTTTGAACTAATAAAAGTATGGGGACAGACAAAAAAAAGCGTATCAAATATTATAATTGAAGTAGAAGCTGAACCTACCCCAAGCAACTTAGCCCGGATACGCTTTTGGGAGAAATGCGGGTTTATACTGACTGAATATATTCATTCATATAAATGGGTACCCGAGACGTATCAGGCAATGTTCCTAGAAATAAGGAAGGATTCAAGCTTTCCAAAAAAGGGCGAAGATTTATTTAAATTCATCACTCTATTTCATAAAGCTTCTTTTACAAAAGCCAAACACAAAAACTAG
- a CDS encoding DUF5044 domain-containing protein, giving the protein MSKKRLSIEWVIAIVLLFFAVKESPYFNYYHLSPLAAHEQSERTYHYGPSNIVESIDVGDVRLYMGTYKEWFSVNSVEKHAGVFWRPGSHVGGTEIDKNQAISYSWSGSTINDDLMLMKIYGVVTNPNIVEVQLDVMEGSGNPVQTLSYPLKDHRMFLFYWNELENPYKWLFLRGVDKTGNTVYEHELS; this is encoded by the coding sequence ATGAGTAAAAAAAGGCTGAGTATTGAGTGGGTTATAGCCATTGTATTATTATTTTTTGCTGTCAAAGAGTCTCCATATTTTAATTATTATCATCTTTCACCATTGGCTGCGCACGAACAATCAGAGCGAACGTACCATTATGGGCCATCAAATATTGTTGAAAGTATTGACGTTGGAGATGTTCGTTTATATATGGGGACTTATAAAGAATGGTTTTCCGTTAACAGTGTGGAGAAACATGCAGGAGTGTTTTGGCGACCAGGAAGTCACGTGGGAGGAACTGAAATTGACAAAAATCAGGCCATCTCATACTCATGGTCTGGCTCGACTATTAATGATGATCTCATGTTGATGAAAATTTACGGTGTTGTTACGAATCCTAACATTGTTGAGGTTCAGCTAGATGTAATGGAGGGCTCCGGAAATCCGGTTCAAACCTTGTCGTATCCTTTAAAAGATCACCGTATGTTCTTGTTTTATTGGAACGAACTAGAGAATCCGTATAAATGGCTTTTTTTACGTGGAGTAGATAAGACCGGCAATACGGTATATGAACACGAACTAAGTTGA
- a CDS encoding GNAT family N-acetyltransferase yields MIFELEQCTITEVSNMMEEYIQSLHSPFDSFLEEHIVNSTFHKIFVGEEVAGYYAIFNNTLLTQFYLKVPFYTKSQDIMTCIFSNHVISSVFVYTADEFFLSNVIDRDYKINKQAYFFKDSKIMIPSEKLNHEGHLRQAVLSDVHKIVEVSEDFFDRLEERIKDGQIFVFMKENILLGIGIIEISELQKGYASVGMYTNEAYRKQGVGRTIIQRLKEWCYQHDLEPICGCWYYNTNSKLTLQSAGMISKTRLLNVEVPKIEDEK; encoded by the coding sequence ATGATATTTGAATTAGAACAATGTACCATAACGGAAGTCTCAAATATGATGGAGGAATATATTCAATCGTTACATTCGCCATTTGATTCTTTTTTAGAAGAGCATATAGTAAACTCGACATTTCATAAGATTTTTGTAGGTGAAGAAGTAGCAGGGTACTATGCTATTTTTAACAATACGTTATTAACACAGTTTTACTTGAAAGTGCCGTTTTACACAAAAAGCCAGGATATTATGACGTGCATTTTTTCAAACCATGTTATTTCATCTGTTTTTGTGTATACAGCCGACGAATTTTTCTTAAGCAATGTGATAGATCGAGATTATAAGATTAATAAACAAGCCTATTTCTTCAAAGATAGCAAAATAATGATTCCTTCAGAAAAATTAAATCATGAAGGTCATTTGAGACAGGCTGTTCTTAGTGATGTCCACAAGATAGTAGAAGTTAGCGAGGATTTCTTCGACCGATTGGAAGAACGTATTAAAGATGGGCAAATATTTGTTTTTATGAAAGAGAATATCTTGTTAGGGATCGGTATTATCGAAATTAGCGAGCTGCAAAAGGGCTATGCGAGTGTTGGCATGTATACGAATGAAGCGTATCGAAAGCAAGGTGTGGGACGTACCATCATACAAAGGTTAAAAGAGTGGTGCTATCAGCATGATTTAGAACCAATATGTGGGTGCTGGTACTATAACACAAACTCAAAGTTAACGTTACAAAGTGCAGGAATGATATCAAAAACTAGACTTTTGAATGTTGAAGTGCCAAAGATTGAGGACGAAAAGTAA
- a CDS encoding phosphatidylglycerol lysyltransferase domain-containing protein, which produces MIDTQIIQFEVIVLLITWTTLLYFQKSKTLNNDVDITYFTQFIKKNGGNHLSHLTYMQDKDVYWAQEKQVAFIYKIIANKAVVLGDPLGDQVLLKRALVEFNDYCQKAGIKPIYYQICPENMQYYHELGYTFRKIGEEGIVSLDTFSLTGKNGAKLRSTLNKFTRNSYTFRVLQPPYSKELLQELTSVSNNWLANKKEKGFSVVAYSDDYVSNFPIGVIEESNGRIVAFATIATDYKNNVTIDLMRKHQESPAGTMDVMFVHILNWAKGNGYNSCSLGMAPLANVGQSKDAFFSEKLLRIAYEKGNKYYNFKGLFYFKTKFATNWEPKYVAYTKSPFPVILLQLMMLINSDANRKPKLSIDMIKKLFLIKKEGGLS; this is translated from the coding sequence ATGATTGATACACAAATTATACAGTTTGAGGTTATAGTGTTACTCATAACTTGGACTACCTTGCTTTACTTTCAGAAAAGCAAAACACTAAACAATGATGTCGACATTACTTATTTTACTCAATTTATAAAAAAGAACGGTGGAAACCATTTATCTCATTTAACATATATGCAGGACAAAGATGTGTATTGGGCTCAAGAGAAGCAGGTTGCTTTTATATATAAAATTATTGCTAATAAAGCAGTCGTTTTAGGGGATCCACTAGGTGACCAAGTGTTGCTTAAAAGGGCCTTAGTTGAATTTAATGATTACTGTCAGAAAGCCGGTATTAAACCTATATATTATCAAATTTGCCCAGAGAACATGCAGTATTATCACGAATTAGGCTATACGTTTAGAAAGATAGGCGAAGAAGGCATTGTTTCATTAGACACTTTTTCATTAACAGGGAAAAATGGAGCGAAATTGCGTTCAACTTTAAACAAATTCACCCGTAATTCGTATACATTTCGTGTACTACAACCACCTTACAGTAAAGAACTGTTACAAGAATTAACAAGTGTGTCTAATAATTGGTTAGCAAATAAGAAAGAAAAAGGCTTTTCCGTTGTAGCATATAGTGATGACTATGTCTCCAACTTTCCAATTGGTGTGATAGAAGAATCAAACGGACGTATTGTCGCATTTGCTACGATTGCGACTGATTACAAAAATAATGTTACTATTGATTTGATGCGGAAACATCAAGAAAGCCCAGCTGGCACTATGGACGTGATGTTTGTTCACATACTTAATTGGGCCAAGGGAAATGGGTATAATTCTTGTAGCTTAGGAATGGCACCATTAGCGAATGTTGGACAAAGTAAAGACGCTTTTTTTAGTGAAAAATTGTTACGTATAGCTTATGAAAAAGGAAATAAATATTATAATTTCAAAGGGTTGTTTTACTTTAAAACGAAATTTGCTACAAATTGGGAGCCGAAATATGTAGCTTATACAAAATCACCATTTCCAGTCATACTATTACAATTAATGATGCTAATTAACAGTGACGCTAATAGAAAACCTAAATTATCTATAGACATGATTAAGAAGCTATTTCTAATAAAGAAAGAAGGCGGGCTATCATAG
- a CDS encoding Hsp20/alpha crystallin family protein: MYYDNRNLMQRTSQPQTQARPKKKEVRTPKIDVFETEEKYFIRLSLPGVKKEHLKIFFNEQGLLEVKGEVITTLPANTQKVIVQEIFEGPFQRQIRLPNKLDKRNIDYSYDNGVLIMILSK; encoded by the coding sequence ATGTATTACGATAATCGTAATTTGATGCAGAGAACTTCACAGCCTCAGACTCAAGCACGACCGAAAAAAAAAGAAGTTCGTACTCCAAAGATTGATGTGTTCGAAACAGAGGAGAAATATTTTATTCGCTTAAGTCTTCCAGGGGTTAAAAAGGAGCATTTAAAGATATTCTTTAATGAGCAGGGTTTGCTTGAAGTAAAAGGAGAAGTGATTACGACACTGCCTGCTAACACGCAAAAAGTGATTGTACAAGAGATTTTTGAAGGACCTTTTCAACGACAGATTCGCCTTCCTAATAAATTAGATAAAAGGAATATAGATTACAGCTATGATAATGGTGTTTTGATCATGATACTAAGTAAATAA
- a CDS encoding DUF3896 family protein, with amino-acid sequence MEYQDVKQKLEAMKNDLARKIEDPNVPIEEKERLKNTIENYEYIIELTDMNHFERGTINH; translated from the coding sequence ATGGAGTATCAAGACGTTAAACAAAAATTAGAAGCGATGAAGAATGATCTAGCGAGAAAAATCGAGGACCCAAACGTACCAATTGAAGAAAAAGAACGCCTTAAAAACACCATTGAAAATTACGAATATATCATTGAATTGACAGATATGAATCATTTTGAGCGCGGAACTATAAATCATTAA
- a CDS encoding DinB family protein, with protein sequence MKTIRSMYKHLNWANVRILDVLRKNDNERARYVFAHLLFAEQVWLHRLQAKDTSQLPIWKEASLEECSVLVQKNNEEYKCLLEQIDTSDLDQTVTYKNSKGIEFVSSMRNILIHLALHGQYHRGQINMLLRQGNTEPINVDYINFVR encoded by the coding sequence ATGAAAACTATAAGAAGCATGTATAAGCATCTAAACTGGGCGAACGTAAGGATTCTCGATGTGTTGCGTAAGAATGACAACGAACGCGCGCGATATGTATTTGCCCATCTCCTATTTGCTGAGCAGGTTTGGTTACATAGATTACAAGCGAAGGATACGTCCCAATTGCCGATATGGAAAGAAGCAAGTTTAGAAGAATGTTCTGTACTTGTTCAAAAGAATAATGAAGAATATAAATGTTTGTTAGAACAAATCGATACGTCAGATTTAGACCAGACTGTTACATATAAAAACAGTAAGGGGATAGAATTTGTTAGCTCGATGCGGAATATTTTAATTCATCTAGCTCTTCATGGTCAGTACCATCGCGGTCAAATTAATATGTTACTCAGGCAAGGTAACACAGAGCCAATTAACGTAGATTATATTAACTTCGTCAGATAA
- a CDS encoding GNAT family N-acetyltransferase has translation MIYLSTERLIIRDHMKEDLLSMHALMSNKKVMYYLPSLRKTSLDETTLALQHAIDEANSEKRCKFFFAILDKSTEDYVGEIGLTVVNEDSVGKVMDLGYFIHEKYWGKGITTEAAKVVIEYAFSYLHTKEITAGCVVQNVNSEKIMKKLGMVKEAELSYIDKQLSNRVKYRLWKDEYEKQSKFVNSTD, from the coding sequence ATGATCTATTTATCAACGGAAAGGTTAATTATTAGAGATCATATGAAGGAAGATTTACTTTCTATGCACGCCTTAATGTCGAATAAGAAAGTTATGTATTATTTGCCATCCTTGAGGAAAACCTCTTTAGATGAAACAACTTTAGCATTGCAGCATGCTATTGATGAAGCCAATTCTGAAAAAAGATGTAAATTTTTCTTTGCTATTTTGGATAAAAGTACAGAAGACTATGTGGGGGAAATCGGTCTTACTGTCGTGAACGAAGATTCTGTTGGGAAAGTTATGGATTTAGGGTACTTCATACATGAAAAATATTGGGGAAAAGGGATTACGACTGAAGCAGCAAAGGTCGTCATCGAGTATGCTTTTTCATATTTACATACCAAGGAAATAACGGCGGGCTGTGTCGTGCAAAATGTGAATTCAGAAAAGATTATGAAAAAGCTCGGGATGGTCAAGGAAGCGGAGCTAAGCTATATAGACAAGCAACTTTCCAATCGAGTGAAATATCGACTATGGAAGGATGAATATGAAAAACAAAGTAAGTTTGTAAATAGCACTGATTGA
- a CDS encoding GNAT family N-acetyltransferase, which produces MSTDISLKKVNLEEFNENMLDYFHRYQEVKRVWRIENNKKVIKNISFIEDWDHNEKQIVIQQLKQTLLTGGTVFAAYEAGYRLIGFASLGSQRMGEKEEYLCLHELYVSEHVRGKGIGKLLFQMCVKEAKSLQVKKLYISAHSSVETIDFYVRMGCVDATWIWQQQVHHEPYDCQLEYVIN; this is translated from the coding sequence TTGAGTACTGATATATCTCTAAAAAAAGTAAATTTAGAAGAATTCAATGAGAACATGCTCGATTATTTTCATAGGTATCAAGAAGTAAAGAGAGTTTGGCGAATTGAAAATAATAAAAAAGTTATTAAAAATATTAGTTTTATAGAGGATTGGGATCATAATGAGAAGCAGATCGTTATACAACAGTTAAAACAGACGCTATTAACTGGTGGCACAGTATTTGCAGCATATGAAGCGGGGTACAGATTAATAGGTTTTGCTTCTCTAGGATCGCAGCGTATGGGAGAGAAGGAAGAATATTTATGCTTACACGAACTTTACGTATCGGAACATGTGCGAGGTAAAGGAATTGGAAAACTATTGTTCCAGATGTGTGTCAAAGAGGCTAAATCATTACAGGTGAAAAAATTATATATTTCAGCTCATTCTTCAGTAGAAACGATAGACTTTTATGTGAGAATGGGGTGTGTCGATGCAACCTGGATATGGCAGCAACAAGTACACCACGAACCATACGATTGTCAATTGGAATATGTTATAAACTAG
- a CDS encoding BC1872 family protein, translating into MNKTEAIARRILGWKLNRWDRWFDYEKGVFISVTDFQPEQNIDHAMLVVDRLQKKGITYEAKETPEFFEVRFNNVTDTGKTLAEAITNTAYLIANSSSDADEWL; encoded by the coding sequence ATGAACAAAACTGAGGCAATTGCCCGTAGAATACTAGGGTGGAAGTTAAATCGTTGGGATAGATGGTTTGACTATGAAAAAGGTGTTTTTATTTCTGTAACCGATTTTCAACCAGAACAAAATATTGACCATGCGATGTTAGTTGTTGACCGACTACAAAAAAAGGGAATTACATACGAAGCTAAAGAGACACCTGAATTTTTCGAAGTTCGCTTTAACAATGTTACTGATACAGGAAAAACATTAGCTGAAGCTATTACAAACACAGCCTATTTAATTGCCAATAGTAGCTCAGACGCTGATGAGTGGCTATAA
- a CDS encoding GNAT family N-acetyltransferase has product MSNMHGKRRLLEGERIYLKPIEEQHIDDYYGKLSNASIESFKYTGSKAFITKQGLSNYVKNICSNDSRLDFFIIDKQDDEIVGEVVLNDIDWKNRSASTRIGIFQEEDCNKKFGTEALSLLLQYGFGMYQLHRIELQVYSFNERAIRVYEKLGFKQEGVLRDCLFYNNQYHDAIVMSILETEFNK; this is encoded by the coding sequence ATGAGTAACATGCATGGGAAACGCAGATTGCTAGAGGGTGAGAGAATATATTTAAAGCCAATTGAGGAACAACATATTGATGATTATTACGGTAAGCTGAGTAATGCGAGTATTGAAAGCTTTAAATATACAGGCAGTAAAGCTTTTATCACAAAACAAGGCCTTAGTAATTATGTAAAAAACATCTGTAGTAATGATTCACGATTAGATTTTTTTATCATCGATAAACAAGACGATGAGATCGTCGGTGAAGTAGTTTTGAATGATATTGACTGGAAAAATAGAAGTGCTAGTACAAGAATAGGTATTTTTCAAGAAGAAGATTGTAATAAAAAATTCGGCACAGAAGCCTTATCATTACTTCTGCAATATGGCTTTGGTATGTATCAGTTACATAGAATCGAATTGCAGGTGTATTCATTTAACGAGAGGGCTATCCGGGTGTATGAAAAGCTAGGATTCAAGCAAGAAGGGGTTCTAAGAGATTGTTTATTTTATAATAATCAATACCATGACGCTATCGTTATGAGCATTTTAGAAACCGAGTTTAATAAATAG
- a CDS encoding spore germination protein gives MAIGDNEPIGIVFFGGIKINQMETNAAFAVGESLFQSFESQVKNNLITGQTFGDFHANNFQPIASPVYDPDGVDNVFPVTESTLGLED, from the coding sequence ATGGCCATTGGAGATAATGAACCTATTGGAATAGTCTTTTTTGGTGGTATTAAAATAAATCAGATGGAAACGAACGCAGCGTTTGCGGTAGGCGAATCATTATTCCAATCGTTTGAGAGTCAAGTAAAAAACAATCTAATAACAGGACAAACGTTTGGAGATTTTCATGCGAACAATTTCCAGCCGATCGCATCACCGGTATATGACCCAGATGGTGTCGATAATGTTTTTCCAGTTACAGAGTCTACATTGGGCTTAGAGGATTAA
- a CDS encoding glycosyltransferase codes for MKVTFLTLGSQGDVQPYVALGNELVKRGHDVVICTGATFKSFIENYGITFYPASADLMAIVDSEEGRRVFNGGQYNIFKMMKYAKEVITPAYRKSMDDFLAAASGSDLIVYHPKALGAVDIAEYLKIPCICLPPVPIVYPITEFPNFAISATKNLGPFLNRLTYKAIHFSESPYIKHINEFRAKSLGLPKRKTGERLFEVSEQKIPIVYPISPALFKEVKSWKDHVSLTGFFYLEMENASLEEELDEFISRGDKPIVVSFSSMPLKNPEAFKEKLLTALRETNNRAVILTGTSGMSFQHDETIFSVSKAPHRLIFQRAKGIIHHGGVGTMAEALLSGVPQLIMPFTVDQPFWAYQLHSKGYAIKPLREKNLKTSELVAALQLMENAQYIKSAMNIQKEIEAERGLDKAISYIEDLVKR; via the coding sequence ATGAAGGTAACGTTTTTAACATTAGGGAGTCAAGGCGATGTTCAACCATACGTTGCTCTTGGGAATGAATTGGTCAAACGTGGGCATGACGTCGTGATATGTACAGGAGCTACATTTAAAAGTTTTATAGAAAATTATGGTATTACGTTTTATCCGGCATCAGCTGACTTAATGGCAATCGTTGATAGTGAAGAGGGAAGACGAGTTTTTAACGGTGGTCAATACAACATATTCAAGATGATGAAGTATGCTAAAGAGGTTATTACACCAGCGTATAGAAAAAGTATGGATGATTTTTTGGCTGCTGCTTCAGGATCTGATTTAATTGTTTACCACCCTAAGGCGCTAGGGGCAGTTGATATTGCTGAGTATCTGAAGATTCCATGCATTTGTTTACCACCGGTACCCATTGTATATCCTATTACGGAGTTTCCTAATTTCGCGATATCTGCCACAAAAAATCTCGGTCCATTTTTAAATCGTCTCACGTACAAAGCAATTCATTTTAGTGAGTCCCCATATATAAAACATATAAATGAGTTTAGAGCTAAGTCTTTAGGTTTACCAAAGAGAAAAACAGGTGAGCGATTGTTTGAGGTGAGTGAGCAAAAAATCCCTATCGTATATCCGATCAGCCCAGCATTGTTTAAAGAAGTGAAAAGTTGGAAGGACCATGTGTCTTTGACTGGATTTTTTTATTTAGAGATGGAGAATGCTAGTTTGGAAGAAGAACTAGATGAATTTATCTCCCGAGGTGATAAGCCTATTGTCGTTTCGTTTAGTAGTATGCCTTTGAAAAATCCGGAAGCGTTTAAAGAGAAACTTCTAACTGCTCTTAGAGAAACAAATAATCGCGCGGTTATTTTAACGGGAACAAGTGGTATGAGTTTTCAGCATGATGAGACTATATTTTCTGTGAGTAAAGCTCCTCATCGGTTGATTTTTCAACGAGCGAAGGGTATCATTCACCATGGTGGTGTAGGAACAATGGCGGAAGCTTTATTAAGTGGTGTTCCTCAACTTATTATGCCGTTTACAGTTGACCAACCATTTTGGGCATATCAGCTTCACTCTAAGGGGTATGCTATAAAGCCTTTACGTGAAAAAAATCTCAAAACGTCAGAGCTAGTGGCAGCACTACAACTAATGGAGAATGCTCAATATATAAAAAGTGCAATGAACATACAAAAAGAAATAGAAGCAGAAAGAGGATTAGATAAAGCCATTTCTTATATAGAAGATTTAGTGAAAAGGTAG